One Methanolobus sp. WCC4 DNA segment encodes these proteins:
- a CDS encoding sulfide-dependent adenosine diphosphate thiazole synthase gives MNQFAKATEKDITRSIVEEFTNDFLNHIESDVIIVGGGPSGLVAARDLASSGLKTVVLESNNYFGGGFWLGGYLMNKVTVRAPAQRFFDELGVAYKEYQEGLYVADAPSACSKLISAACDAGAFMLNMNKFDDVVLKDGRVCGAVTNWTPVSALPRAITCVDPVAIETKCVIDATGHDAVVANSLQDRGLINMKGFSGMDVENSEDAVANNASEVFPGLVVTGMAVATYFGLSRMGPTFGGMLQSGANAAKIAEGIVKSQ, from the coding sequence ATGAATCAATTCGCAAAAGCTACTGAAAAAGACATAACACGTTCGATAGTTGAAGAATTTACAAATGATTTCCTTAACCACATTGAAAGTGATGTGATAATCGTTGGCGGAGGGCCAAGTGGTCTTGTGGCTGCCCGTGACCTTGCTTCAAGTGGTTTAAAGACAGTGGTTCTTGAGAGCAACAATTACTTCGGCGGTGGATTCTGGTTAGGCGGTTACCTCATGAACAAGGTCACTGTAAGGGCTCCTGCGCAGAGATTCTTCGATGAGCTCGGTGTTGCTTACAAGGAGTACCAGGAAGGTCTTTACGTGGCAGATGCACCTTCAGCATGTTCTAAACTCATCTCCGCTGCATGTGATGCCGGAGCTTTCATGCTGAACATGAACAAGTTCGATGATGTCGTCCTCAAGGATGGTCGTGTTTGTGGTGCTGTGACCAACTGGACCCCTGTTTCCGCTCTTCCACGTGCGATCACATGTGTCGACCCTGTGGCCATTGAGACAAAGTGCGTCATCGATGCAACAGGCCATGATGCAGTTGTAGCAAATTCCCTTCAGGACCGTGGCCTGATCAATATGAAGGGCTTTTCAGGAATGGATGTAGAGAACTCCGAGGATGCTGTGGCGAACAATGCTTCTGAGGTCTTCCCAGGTCTTGTTGTCACAGGTATGGCAGTAGCGACCTATTTCGGTCTTTCAAGAATGGGACCGACCTTTGGCGGTATGCTGCAGTCCGGAGCCAATGCAGCAAAGATCGCTGAAGGGATCGTAAAGTCTCAGTGA